TGGCGACGAGGTTCCAGACGCCGTACGCGCCCGTGAGTTGGAAGCCCTGCAAGTGCGTGAGGAACGTATAGCCCCAGCAGCCCACGGCCGAGAGAGCACCGGAAAGCGTCAACGTCACCACGTTCCAGATTCTATACATGACCACGAGGAAAACGATTTCGGCGCACAACCCCTGCACCAGCGCCATGAGGAATGTTTCTGCGCCGCCCCACTGGTTGCCGAGCAGAGCCTCGAGCACACCGGCCACCACCTCAGCGTACGTGGCCGCGCCCGGTTTGCGCACGATGACCGCGGCGAGCGGGCCGGCGAAGAGCCAGAAGCCATTCATCAGGCCGCCGAGGCCGGGAACCAGAGCGTCAAGCGGCGAGCCGATGGGGCCGTAGAGCAGCGCGGCCACCCAGTAGATCAGCGCGCTGGCCACGCCGATGACAGACGCGACGGCGATGTCGACGACGCGCCATTTGAGATTCGGCTTGGCGGGTTTGACTATGGTATTCGAATTTGACATGATCTGTGCCTTTCGTACGTGCGCACCGCTTTTCGGCGCGCATACAAGGCACGGGAAGAGACGTCCGTTCGCCGGCATTGTCCGGACTCACGTTCATTCGGTCGAGGAAACCCTCATCTCAGCCAGCCATTAACGACCAGCCCCCGTGTCAATTCGTCATCCTAGAGCGTGGCCAGGGCAAACTGTCTTACGCAGGGTGGTCGTGTGGGGTGGGGATGTCCCATGTTCGGGACGCTCCTTGGCCGCTCGGCCATGTCTTACGCCCGAACATGGGACATCCCCACCCCACACTCGTGCCTCAGGAATCCGATTCAAGGAGCGGCCACGGAGGTGACTCACAAGCGAATAGCTGCCGCAGGCACACGGTCACTTACCGGTTAGCCGCCAAGTGATAAGGGCAAACATCTCTCGGAACAGTGCAAATCTGCATCCTGGGCCGAGCAACATCAAGAAGCTATATCAAAAGCAGCAAAGACAAACATCCTCGTCACCAATCAGCATTTACCCACAGAATCAATTAAGAAAGCATCGTCCAAAAACACCAGCCGAAAGGCCACAGTTTCAGTCGCTGCCGCAGGCCAATGGCGTAGACTCGGCGCGCCAACAGTAAGAGACCTAAAGCCTGCGGCAGCATCCGCTTTTTTAATTACACGGCGCATAATCATTATCACTAGTGGCTGTGCGGGATATGCGATGTTCGGGCGTAAGACATGGCCGAGCGGCCAAGGAGCGTCCCGAACATCGCATATCCCGCGCAGTCACGACTACCCTATTTGCGTTCAGTGCCCCAGTTTGTCGAGGATGAGTGCCTCGGTGATCACATTGTTTTTGAGGCTGGTGAGATCGATCGATTCGTTGGGGCTGTGGGCGTTGCCCTTAGGGTCTTCGGGTCCGGTGACAAGGACCTGGGCCGCAGGGAAGATCCTCTGCAGCTCGGGGATGAACGGGATCGATCCGCCTTCGCCCTTGTTGATCGGCTCAACGCCGAACGCCTCACGCATGGATTCCTCCGCGTCCTTGGTGGCCTCGGCGTCGGGGTCCATGCTCCATCCCATGCCCTCGTCGAGCGTCGAAACAGTCACCTCGGCTCCAAACGGCGCATGGGCCAGCAGGAAGTCGGTGACGGCCTTGGCGGCGTCGGCCGGGCGCTGGTTGGGCGCGGTGCGGATGGAGAGGCGGAAGCGGGTCTCGTTGGCGATGACGTTGAAGGATCCCTCGACCGGATGCGCGTCGAAGCCGATGACGGAGACGCTCGGCTTGGTCCACAAGCGCGAGGCCAGCGAACCGGTGCCGGCAAAGCGGTAAGAGTCGACCACGGAGGAATCAGCGCGCACGCTCGCCTCGTCAAGGTCACGCTGCAGGCCGCCGACCGGGTCTCCCCCTTCGAGCCCATCAATCACCAGCGAGCCGTCCTTGTCGTACATCGAGGCGATAAGCATGGCCGAAAGCGTGTTCGTGTCGAGAATCGGACCGCCGAACTGGCCGGAATGCACCGGATGCTCCAGCGCCTTCACCGTCACGTCCAAATCGGTGTTGCCACGCAGGCTGGTGGTCAGGCTCGGAATCTCGGCGCTCCAGTTGCCCGAGTCGGCCACGATGATAACGTCCGAGGCGAACTCGTCCTGATGCGCCTCGATGAAGGGGATGAAGCTCGGCGATCCCATCTCCTCCTCGCCTTCGATGAAGACCTTAATATTGACCTTGAGCTCGTCACCCAGCGCGTGCAGCGCCCCGGAATGGATGGCAATGCCGCCGCCGTCGTCGGTCGCGCCGCGCCCGTACAGGCGTCCGTCAACCTCGGTGGCCACGAACGGATCGGTGTCCCACGCGGAGGCGTCGGGCACGGGCTGGACGTCGTGGTGCGCGTAAAGCAGCACAGTAGGAGCGTCGGGGTCGACGATCTTGGAGCCGACCACCTCGAAGGCGCCCGGGGTGCCGTCCGGATTGGTGGATTGCACCACCTTGGCGTCCACACCGCGCGCCTTCAGCTCGTCGGCCACGAATTGCGCGGAACGACGCATGTGCTCGCCGGTGATGCCCTGCGCCGAAACCGATTTCAGCGCGACCTTCTTGCTCAGCAGGTCGACGATGCGCGCGAAATCGCCGTCCACGCGCCCCCTGATCTCCTCGACTCTCGTTCCAGCCATGTGAAGCTCCTTTATATATGTGTTTGTCTTCGTCGTTATCAACATACCAAAATACCATTGGCTTCTCCGTGAGCCCGGACGTGGCGAACCAAGCGCCGGAACGGCCGACCACAATGGGCGCGAAAACGCCGGAAACCAGGCGCCCGCCAGCACGCCCAAAACCGCCAAGAGTCTAGCCTTCACCGTAATCTGCAAACATGACATGGAACCCTTTCAACAAGGATAAGAAGCAGGAGCCGGCGCAGGAGCCCATCGCCGAATCGAAGCCCAAACAGGACGCCCAGGCGGGCAAGGGGCGCCCCACCCCCAAGCGCAAGGTGGCCCAGGACAGGAACCTGCATCCGCTCGTCCCGAAGGACCGCAAGGCCGACGCGAAGGCCAACAAGAAGCGCGTCCGGGCCCGCGAGGACCGCGAGTACGACGCCATGCGCACCGGCGACCTGTCGCACATGCCCAAGTCCGAGCAGCTTCCGTGGCGCGTCTATATCCGTGATTACGTCGACGCCCGCTTCAACATCGCCGAATACTTCATCCCCGTCGTCTTCGGCGCGATGATCCTCGGCATGCTGCTGGCCATCAAATGGCCCGCGCTCTACGCGCCGATCATCGGATTCTCCTATATCTACCTCATCATCGCCGTCGTCGACATCGTCGTGATGTGGTACACGCTCAAGAAGAAGCTCATCGACAAGTTCGGCAAGAAGGCCGTGGCCAAGGGCTCGCGCTCCTGCTCCTACGCCTGGGGCCGCGCGATTCAGCTGCGCCGTTGGCGTGTGCCGAAGCCGACCTCCAAGAAGCGCGGCAACTGGCCGAAGTAAGCCCTCTGACGAAACTTTTCTTTAAACCGTCTGAATCGAACCGCAACGCAAGTCGCGGGAATGGTTCGGATGGTTTTCTTTTATTTTCTTCATTATCATTATTTTTCGCGGACGTGGTCTGATTGTCGCTCGCCTCAATCCCGACTACGCGCCCGGCGCAGATTCCTCCATCATTTCCAGCCGGCGGTGGACAATGGTGGGAGCGCAATCATATTCACGTGTTGACTGGGGGACGCATGGCAGAGCATTTCGACATCGGTGTCGTCGGCGGTGGTCCGGGAGGCTATTCCGTGGCCTTGCGGGCGGCGCAACTGGGGCTTTCGGTGGCGCTGGTGAACCGCGAGCCGAGGCTGGGCGGCACCTGTCTCAACCGCGGGTGCATCCCCTCGAAGGCGCTTATCACCGCCAGCCACGCCATCGCCGGCATCGGCGACGCGGCTCGTATGGGCGTCAACGCCAGCCTTGACTCCATCGATTACGGCAAGCTCAATGGATTCAAAACCGGTATGGTCACTTCGATGACCAATGGTTTGGCCTCGTTGCTCGCGGCACGGAAGGTGACGGTGTTCCAAGGTGAGGCGGAGGTGACGGACTCACATCACATTTCCGTTATCACTCAAGCACCATCGCGTGCAGATGAAGGAACTAGCGGAAAACCTGAACCAACCACCATCGAAATCGAAGCTGACGAAATCGTGATGGCCACGGGCTCACGACCCAGGCCATTGCCGGGCATACCGTTCGCCGGGGCGCTCATCGAATCGACGCAGGCGCTCGGCCTCGCCCGCTTCCCGAAGTCGGCCGTCATCATCGGAGCCGGCGCCGTGGCGGTGGAGTTCGCCTCGCTGTGGCGGCAGGCTGGAGCGGAGGTCACGCTGCTCATCCGCCACGACCGCGTGCTCTCCCACTGGCACCGCCGCACCTCCTCCGCGCTCACGAGGGCGCTGAAATCCAGCGGCATCACCATTGTCGCCAATAGCCAAGTCACCGGAATCGACGCTGGCCGTCTGCCGGAAGCATTGCAAGACAATAATATTGATGATTTTTCTTCGGATTCCTCTTCATCGCAAAACTCGCAAGGCGTCACGGTACATTACACCGCGCAGGACGAGCGGCACGACATCCAAGCCGACATCGCCCTCGCCGCCATCGGACGCGATCCTAACACCGACGCGGCATGGATCGCCGACCTGGGCCTCAAGCTTGACGACCACGGCCTGGTGATCACCGACGCCTACGGCCGGACCAACATCGAACACGTTTGGGCTTTGGGTGACATCACCCCTGGACCGGCCCTGGCGCACCGCGCGTTCGAGCAGGGCATGGTAATCGCCGAGAAAATCGCCGGACTCGACCCGAAGCCCGTCGACAACGCCACCGTGCCCGAGGTCGTCTTCTCCACACCCGAGGCAGCGAGCGTTGGGCTCACCCTCGAGCAGGCCCGGGCGGATGGCGACATCAGCGAGGCGAAGGAGACCATCTACCCGATGATGGGCAACGCCCGGATGCAGATGAGCGGCTCGGCCGGATCGATGAGCGTCGTGACGGGAACGTATGCCAGCGGCCCCGGAACCCCCGTCGTCCTGGGCGTCCATATGCTCGCCCCCGAGGCCAGCGACCTCATCGCCGAGGTGGAGGAACTGGTGGGCAACCGCGTGCCGCTTGGCGAGGCGGCCCGGCTCATCCATCCGCACCCCACCTTCAGCGAGACGTTGGGCGAGGCGTTGCTGCGCGCCGACGGCAGGCCGCTGCACAGCCGATAGGCGCGAGCACCCGGCGAAACCAAGGCGGAACCTGGGCCGACACCGCCGCACTATTGCGTCGGTACCACTGCTAGAATTGATTCATTATGTGTCAAAAGTCGAGCCACACAAGTGAGGGAGTCGATGGCCAAAGAAAAAAAGGCTAGAAAAGGGCTAAAAGTCGTCCATCAGATGATGGAGATCTACAAGTACACCCATGCCGAGGACAAGGCGCTGCCGTGGCTGCTGGCGGGGGCCTTCCTGCTGCCCGTCATCGCGGGCGTGGCCACCGGCCTGTTCCTGCACTTCAACTGGCTGTGGTGGATCTTCATGGTCATCCTCGTGGTCATGCTGGGCGTGCTACTCGCCACCATGCTGCTGACCAACCGCGCCGACAAGGTGGGCTACGCCAAGATCGAGGGCCGCCCGGGCGCCGCCATCAGCGTGCTCGGCAACATCAACAAGGCCGGCTACAACTTCCCGCAGCAGCCTGTGTGGATCGATCCGAAGACGAAGGACGCCATCTGGCGCGGCACCGGCTACAACGGCATCTACCTGCTGGCCGAGGGCGCGCCCAGCCGCACCAAGCGCGCGCTGGACCGCCAAGAGCACGCCATCAAGGGCGTGACCGCCGGCAGCCAGATCCCCGTCTACCGCATCCAGGTGGGCACCGGCGAGGGACAGGTGCGCCTGAAGAACCTGCGCAAGAAGGTGCTCGATTGCAAGAGCTACGAGCCCACGCAATACAAGCTCTCGATCATGCGCAAGATTCATCCGCGCCGCCGCTTCATGCTCACCAAGGGCGAGCTCGAGGTGTTGAACGAGCGCCTCCGCACCCTGCAGGACAAGCATGGCCTCGGCATCCCCAAGGGCATGGACCCCACCCGTCCGCAGCACATCAGCCGTCGCGCGATGCGCGGACGCTGACGCCTTCGAATCCCTCCGTTGATGAAGCGGAGGGATTCGTCATATTCGCGGGTCCCCAGCGCAATCGTCGCTGCTATCGATGCGTGACATATGTTATGAAACATGCTCGTAACCCAAAGCGCGAGCCTACGAAATCCATCCCTCTAGACTTGATAGTGAGAAACAACATGAAAGGAGCGGTCCATTGACTGCACTCGAAACCAAGGAAGACCTTGAGGCCCTCATCAACACGGAAGGCATTGAGTATATCTCAGTCCGCTTCACCGATCTCATCGGTGTCCAACAGCACTTCACGGTGCCGGCCAGCGAGTTCCTGAAGGACGCCTTCACCGACGGCGAGCCCTTCGATGGCTCCTCCATCCGCGGCTTCCAGGCCATCCAGAACTCCGATATGAAGCTGCTGCCCGACGTCTCCACCGCGTTCGTGGACCCGTTCCGCAAGCACAAGACGCTGGTCGTGGCCCACTCCGTGGTCGACCCAATCACCCTCGAGCCCTATTCGCGCGACCCGCGCCAGGTGGCCGCCAAGGCCGAGGCCTACATCAAGTCGACCGGCGTGGCCGACACCGCCTGCTTCGCTCCCGAGGCCGAGTTCTTCCTCTTCGATTCCGTGCGTTATGAAAACTCGATGCAGCGCTCCTTCTATGAGGTGGACTCCATCGAGGCCCCTTGGAACTCGGGCGCCGAGGTCGAGATGGACGGATCGCCCAACATCGGCTTCAAGAACCGCGTCAAGGGCGGCTACTTCCCGCCGGCCCCGCAGGACCACAACCAGGACCTGCGCGACGACATGGTCGCCAACCTGCAGAAGGTCGGACTCATCCTCGAGCGCAGCCACCACGAGGTCGGCGGCGCCGGCCAGCAGGAGATCAACTACCGCTTCAACACCCTGCAGCACGCAGCCGATGACCTCATGAAGTACAAGTACGTGGTGCATGAGACCGCCTTCGAGGCAGGCAAGGCCGTCACCTTCATGCCCAAGCCCATCGCCGGCGACAACGGCACCGGCATGCACTGCCACCAGTCGCTGTGGAAGGATGGCAAGCCGCTCTTCTACGACGAGAACGGCTACGGCGGCCTCTCCGACATGGCCCGCTGGTACATCGGCGGCCTGATCAAGCACGCCTCGTCGGTGCTGGCCTTCACCAACCCGTCGCTCAACTCCTACAAGCGCCTGGTGCCCGGCTACGAGGCCCCGACGAACCTCGTCTACTCGGCCCGCAACCGCTCCGCCGCGATCCGTATCCCGTTCGCCGGCACCGCGCCCGCGGCCAAGCGCCTCGAGTTCCGCGTGCCCGACCCGACCTGCAACCCTTACCTCGGCTTCTCCGCCCAGCTCATGGCGGGCATGGACGGCGTGCTCAACCACATCGAGCCGCCGGCCCCGGTCGACAAGGACATCTACGAGCTGCCGCCGGAAGAGCTCAAGAACATGAAGCACGTGCCGGCGTCCCTCGCCGAGGCGATGGACGCGCTCGAGGAGGACAACGACTTCCTCACCGCCGGCGGCGTCTTCACCACCGACCTCATCGACACCTGGATCTCGCTGAAGCGCGAGGAGATCGACCAGCAGCGCCTGGCCCCCACTCCGCTCGAGTACGAGCTCTATTTCAATCTCTAAAGGTGCGTGGCCACTTTTTGAGCGTTTCTGAAAAGTGGCCATGAAACGCACATCCTTAGATTTTTAAAGGGTTGGAATCTTAACGATTCCAACCCTTTCTCATACCCAATATGTTCATTTACGTGGCCACTTTTTAAATGTTGCTAAAAAGTGGCCATCAGTCCTGTTGCCAACGCCTTGAAGGCGTTGGCAACAGGACTGTCTGCCAATCGGCCATCGGGGTTGAGGACGGCGGGGCGGCCGGCCTCGCCAGTTTCGCGAATTTCGGGCTGGAGGGGCAATTTGGTGAGGAGGGGGACATCGTAACCTAGGGCCTCGGTCAGTTGGTCGCTGACGCGCTGGCCGCCGCCCTCGCCGAAGAGGCGCAGGCGTTCGCCCTTATGGTCGTAATAACTCATGTTCTCCACGACGCCGCGGACTTTCATCGGCACCTGCAGGGCGACCAGGCCGGAGCGCACGGCGACGTCGGAGGCACTTGGCTGCGGGGTAGTGACGACGACCAGTTCGGCGTTCGGCAGGGCCTGGGCCACGGAGATCGCCATATCGCCGGTGCCGGGAGCGAGGTCGAGCAGCAACACGTCGGGGCTGCCCCACCACACGTCGGCGAGAAATTGTTCGAGGGAACGCTGCAGACGCGGGCCGCGCCAAAGAATCGCGCGGTCGGCCCCGGCGAACATGCCGATGGATATCATCTTGACGCCCCACGCCACCACGGGCATGAGCATGCCGTTGAGGTCGGTGGGCCGCGAATGCACGCCGAACAGCGTGGGCAGCGAGAAGCCGTAGATGTCGGCGTCGATGGCCGCCGTGTCGTAACCCAAGGCGGAGAAGGTGGCCGCGAGGTTGGCGGTGACGGAAGACTTGCCCACTCCGCCCTTGCCCGAGGCGATGGCGAAAATGCGCGTCTTGGTACCGGGCTTGTTGAATGGGTTCTGACGTCGTTCGGCCTTGAGCTGGGTGACGAGCTTGCCAAGTTTCTCGTGGCTCATCGCGCCGATCTGGATGTGGGGCTCGAGTTTGAGACCTGGGTAGCTGGTGACGGCCTGGTTGATGCGCTCGGTGATGGTTTTGGAAAGCGGGCAGCCGGGGACGGTGAGCTCGACGTGGACGGTGACCTCGTAACGCGTGGCATCGGCCGGGTCGGGACGCACCTCGATGGACGGGACCATGCCCAGGTCGGTGATTGAGCGCCCCAGCTCCGGATCGATGACGTGCGAGAGCCGCTCGTATATACGCGTTTCAATCGTCCCGGTATCAGCTTGCCCTGGCATTGATCCTCCTTGAATCTCCCCTCACACTCTATCGTGCCGCCACGCGGCTCGCCAGAGCGCCGCCGACTTGGGCAGCGCTCCTTATCTCACCACGGTGCATGCCGTTGTTCACGCGAATCGCGAATATTCGCAAACCCGCCAAGTCAACATAGCCGGCGCCGAAAACCTGTGATTATTCAGAAGCCGACCCATCGCCGGAATCGCCGGAATCCTTAGCAGTCTCAGGCCC
This Bifidobacterium sp. ESL0790 DNA region includes the following protein-coding sequences:
- a CDS encoding DUF3043 domain-containing protein, whose amino-acid sequence is MTWNPFNKDKKQEPAQEPIAESKPKQDAQAGKGRPTPKRKVAQDRNLHPLVPKDRKADAKANKKRVRAREDREYDAMRTGDLSHMPKSEQLPWRVYIRDYVDARFNIAEYFIPVVFGAMILGMLLAIKWPALYAPIIGFSYIYLIIAVVDIVVMWYTLKKKLIDKFGKKAVAKGSRSCSYAWGRAIQLRRWRVPKPTSKKRGNWPK
- a CDS encoding Mrp/NBP35 family ATP-binding protein — its product is MPGQADTGTIETRIYERLSHVIDPELGRSITDLGMVPSIEVRPDPADATRYEVTVHVELTVPGCPLSKTITERINQAVTSYPGLKLEPHIQIGAMSHEKLGKLVTQLKAERRQNPFNKPGTKTRIFAIASGKGGVGKSSVTANLAATFSALGYDTAAIDADIYGFSLPTLFGVHSRPTDLNGMLMPVVAWGVKMISIGMFAGADRAILWRGPRLQRSLEQFLADVWWGSPDVLLLDLAPGTGDMAISVAQALPNAELVVVTTPQPSASDVAVRSGLVALQVPMKVRGVVENMSYYDHKGERLRLFGEGGGQRVSDQLTEALGYDVPLLTKLPLQPEIRETGEAGRPAVLNPDGRLADSPVANAFKALATGLMATF
- a CDS encoding DUF4191 domain-containing protein — translated: MAKEKKARKGLKVVHQMMEIYKYTHAEDKALPWLLAGAFLLPVIAGVATGLFLHFNWLWWIFMVILVVMLGVLLATMLLTNRADKVGYAKIEGRPGAAISVLGNINKAGYNFPQQPVWIDPKTKDAIWRGTGYNGIYLLAEGAPSRTKRALDRQEHAIKGVTAGSQIPVYRIQVGTGEGQVRLKNLRKKVLDCKSYEPTQYKLSIMRKIHPRRRFMLTKGELEVLNERLRTLQDKHGLGIPKGMDPTRPQHISRRAMRGR
- a CDS encoding dipeptidase — its product is MAGTRVEEIRGRVDGDFARIVDLLSKKVALKSVSAQGITGEHMRRSAQFVADELKARGVDAKVVQSTNPDGTPGAFEVVGSKIVDPDAPTVLLYAHHDVQPVPDASAWDTDPFVATEVDGRLYGRGATDDGGGIAIHSGALHALGDELKVNIKVFIEGEEEMGSPSFIPFIEAHQDEFASDVIIVADSGNWSAEIPSLTTSLRGNTDLDVTVKALEHPVHSGQFGGPILDTNTLSAMLIASMYDKDGSLVIDGLEGGDPVGGLQRDLDEASVRADSSVVDSYRFAGTGSLASRLWTKPSVSVIGFDAHPVEGSFNVIANETRFRLSIRTAPNQRPADAAKAVTDFLLAHAPFGAEVTVSTLDEGMGWSMDPDAEATKDAEESMREAFGVEPINKGEGGSIPFIPELQRIFPAAQVLVTGPEDPKGNAHSPNESIDLTSLKNNVITEALILDKLGH
- the glnA gene encoding type I glutamate--ammonia ligase, with amino-acid sequence MTALETKEDLEALINTEGIEYISVRFTDLIGVQQHFTVPASEFLKDAFTDGEPFDGSSIRGFQAIQNSDMKLLPDVSTAFVDPFRKHKTLVVAHSVVDPITLEPYSRDPRQVAAKAEAYIKSTGVADTACFAPEAEFFLFDSVRYENSMQRSFYEVDSIEAPWNSGAEVEMDGSPNIGFKNRVKGGYFPPAPQDHNQDLRDDMVANLQKVGLILERSHHEVGGAGQQEINYRFNTLQHAADDLMKYKYVVHETAFEAGKAVTFMPKPIAGDNGTGMHCHQSLWKDGKPLFYDENGYGGLSDMARWYIGGLIKHASSVLAFTNPSLNSYKRLVPGYEAPTNLVYSARNRSAAIRIPFAGTAPAAKRLEFRVPDPTCNPYLGFSAQLMAGMDGVLNHIEPPAPVDKDIYELPPEELKNMKHVPASLAEAMDALEEDNDFLTAGGVFTTDLIDTWISLKREEIDQQRLAPTPLEYELYFNL
- a CDS encoding FAD-dependent oxidoreductase, giving the protein MAEHFDIGVVGGGPGGYSVALRAAQLGLSVALVNREPRLGGTCLNRGCIPSKALITASHAIAGIGDAARMGVNASLDSIDYGKLNGFKTGMVTSMTNGLASLLAARKVTVFQGEAEVTDSHHISVITQAPSRADEGTSGKPEPTTIEIEADEIVMATGSRPRPLPGIPFAGALIESTQALGLARFPKSAVIIGAGAVAVEFASLWRQAGAEVTLLIRHDRVLSHWHRRTSSALTRALKSSGITIVANSQVTGIDAGRLPEALQDNNIDDFSSDSSSSQNSQGVTVHYTAQDERHDIQADIALAAIGRDPNTDAAWIADLGLKLDDHGLVITDAYGRTNIEHVWALGDITPGPALAHRAFEQGMVIAEKIAGLDPKPVDNATVPEVVFSTPEAASVGLTLEQARADGDISEAKETIYPMMGNARMQMSGSAGSMSVVTGTYASGPGTPVVLGVHMLAPEASDLIAEVEELVGNRVPLGEAARLIHPHPTFSETLGEALLRADGRPLHSR
- a CDS encoding ECF transporter S component, whose translation is MSNSNTIVKPAKPNLKWRVVDIAVASVIGVASALIYWVAALLYGPIGSPLDALVPGLGGLMNGFWLFAGPLAAVIVRKPGAATYAEVVAGVLEALLGNQWGGAETFLMALVQGLCAEIVFLVVMYRIWNVVTLTLSGALSAVGCWGYTFLTHLQGFQLTGAYGVWNLVATLISGGLVAGLLMWYLYIAIARTGAIDKFASGRQVRVSNK